One genomic window of Paenibacillus xylanilyticus includes the following:
- a CDS encoding SDR family oxidoreductase translates to MVQNIKGETAPVALITGTSSGFGMLTAITLAKQGYRVAATMRDLSRNEQLVQLAEQAGVADRLHYIRLDVTDSDSVQAAVAAVLQMYGRIDMLVNNAGFAVGGFIEEVTMDDWRRQMETNLFGLIAMTRAVLPVMREQKRGLIINLSSVSGLSGFPGYAPYAASKFAVEGFTESLRHEMASFGVKVVLVEPGAYRTPIWNKGLGEIHRNDNSPYKEKLDAVLRYSAHAGQTAPDPQEVADLIARIARMRAPRLRYALGKGSRVLIIGKTLLPWKWLEWIIAHGLK, encoded by the coding sequence ATGGTACAGAACATTAAGGGAGAGACTGCACCTGTAGCGTTAATTACAGGCACCTCGAGTGGGTTCGGCATGCTTACTGCGATTACACTTGCCAAGCAGGGATACCGGGTTGCCGCAACCATGCGCGATCTGAGCCGGAATGAACAATTAGTCCAGCTGGCCGAACAAGCAGGCGTTGCAGATCGATTGCATTATATACGTCTGGATGTGACGGATTCGGATTCGGTACAGGCTGCTGTTGCGGCTGTGCTTCAGATGTATGGGCGAATTGACATGCTGGTGAACAATGCAGGGTTTGCGGTTGGTGGTTTCATTGAGGAAGTAACGATGGACGATTGGCGGCGGCAAATGGAGACGAATCTCTTCGGTCTCATTGCAATGACGCGTGCGGTGCTTCCTGTCATGCGTGAACAGAAGCGGGGACTCATCATCAATCTCTCCAGTGTCAGCGGTTTGTCGGGGTTCCCGGGCTATGCGCCTTATGCCGCTTCCAAATTTGCCGTGGAAGGTTTCACCGAAAGTCTTCGGCATGAGATGGCTTCGTTTGGCGTAAAGGTAGTCCTGGTTGAGCCGGGAGCGTATCGCACACCTATTTGGAATAAAGGACTGGGTGAAATTCACCGCAATGATAACTCCCCTTATAAAGAAAAACTGGATGCAGTGCTTCGTTATTCTGCACATGCAGGTCAGACTGCGCCCGATCCGCAGGAAGTGGCTGACCTGATCGCCCGCATTGCACGCATGCGTGCACCACGGCTCCGCTATGCACTCGGCAAAGGATCTCGTGTGCTCATTATTGGCAAAACGCTGCTTCCGTGGAAGTGGTTGGAGTGGATTATTGCGCATGGTCTGAAATAG
- a CDS encoding DJ-1/PfpI family protein: MKIAFVLFDGLTFLDFAGFYDVINRLNFFEPTKGSTWETCALTDQVTDESGLTLQVDRVKPDLGEYDMVFVPGGMGTRKLRFDEAFVGWLKQAEKVPMKVSVCTGSLLLGAAGFLSGKKATTHPNVYDLLQPYAAEVIQTRIVKDGNVITAGGVATSIDLGIYVLGLLAGQEAAENVKRQIDYPYVMQGVIEV; this comes from the coding sequence TTGAAAATTGCTTTTGTTTTGTTTGATGGTTTAACCTTTCTAGATTTTGCAGGATTCTATGATGTGATCAACCGGCTGAATTTTTTTGAACCAACCAAGGGCAGTACATGGGAAACTTGTGCGTTGACCGATCAGGTCACGGACGAATCCGGATTAACGCTCCAAGTGGATCGAGTGAAGCCGGACTTGGGTGAATACGATATGGTTTTTGTTCCTGGAGGTATGGGTACGCGCAAACTTCGGTTTGATGAAGCTTTCGTGGGATGGCTGAAACAGGCAGAGAAGGTCCCGATGAAGGTGTCGGTATGTACGGGCTCTTTGCTGCTCGGTGCGGCAGGTTTTCTCTCCGGCAAAAAGGCAACGACTCATCCTAATGTGTATGATCTGCTTCAGCCGTACGCAGCCGAGGTCATCCAGACCCGGATTGTAAAGGACGGAAATGTCATTACGGCCGGTGGTGTTGCCACATCGATTGATCTCGGAATTTATGTACTGGGATTGCTTGCCGGACAGGAGGCAGCCGAGAATGTGAAGCGGCAGATCGACTATCCTTACGTGATGCAAGGAGTGATCGAAGTATGA
- a CDS encoding GNAT family N-acetyltransferase, producing the protein MRDDFKQSMFNIRIIRRDEADQYWSLRLEALKNHPESFGASYELSVQLPMSEVQDRIHTEPDDYILGAYTAEGILAGMMGFKRESGMKLRHKGFIWGVYVAPPYRGYGLASRLLREVLKRGEALEGIRQINLSVVTTNESARRLYEKYGFETYGIENYALEVGGQGYDEAHMTYVYPSVRSI; encoded by the coding sequence ATGAGGGATGATTTCAAGCAGAGTATGTTCAATATTCGCATTATTCGGCGTGATGAAGCCGATCAATACTGGTCTTTGCGTCTGGAGGCACTGAAAAATCATCCGGAGTCCTTCGGAGCATCTTACGAGTTGTCTGTTCAGCTTCCTATGAGTGAAGTGCAGGATCGCATACATACTGAGCCCGATGATTACATTCTTGGAGCCTATACAGCAGAAGGAATACTGGCTGGAATGATGGGTTTCAAGAGAGAATCCGGCATGAAACTCAGACACAAGGGATTCATCTGGGGGGTATACGTGGCACCGCCATATCGGGGGTATGGTCTTGCTTCAAGGCTGCTTCGGGAAGTATTGAAACGGGGAGAGGCATTGGAGGGCATCAGGCAAATTAATCTGAGCGTGGTTACGACAAATGAATCAGCCAGACGGTTATACGAAAAGTACGGATTCGAAACGTATGGCATAGAGAATTATGCTCTTGAAGTTGGGGGACAAGGTTATGATGAAGCCCATATGACATACGTTTATCCATCTGTGAGGTCCATATGA
- a CDS encoding serine/threonine-protein kinase, translating into MTEVVHLEVDGYAFVLQEYHSFEWLRPLGKVFRVFDQQDSGNLSFGMLQEDGTRLFVKYAGARTIHANTLNSPQEAIRSLRSSVSVYEDLKHDALIRLRDHFATERGYVCVFDWVDGECLHSQWYFPAPAKYEDPRSPYYRFRQLPIKMQIQAMEQILNFHIEVERKGYVAVDFYDGSLIYDFEQNRIKICDIDLYQKGSFTNTMGRLWGSSRFMSPEEFELGTTIDGVTNVFNMGAAAFVLLGGEKDRSYAKWKAGEALYQVVIRAVDPDRARRYASVMELGEAWKLA; encoded by the coding sequence ATGACCGAGGTTGTTCATCTGGAAGTAGACGGGTATGCCTTCGTATTACAAGAGTACCATTCTTTCGAATGGTTACGGCCACTGGGCAAGGTATTTCGCGTATTTGATCAGCAGGATTCCGGCAATCTGTCTTTTGGTATGCTACAGGAGGACGGAACAAGGCTCTTTGTAAAATATGCAGGAGCACGTACCATTCATGCGAATACACTTAATAGTCCGCAGGAAGCCATCCGTAGTTTGAGATCTTCTGTTTCAGTCTACGAGGATTTGAAGCATGACGCTTTGATTCGACTAAGAGACCACTTTGCAACGGAACGGGGTTATGTCTGTGTATTTGATTGGGTGGATGGAGAATGTCTGCATTCCCAGTGGTATTTTCCGGCTCCAGCGAAATATGAAGATCCACGTTCACCGTATTATCGTTTCAGGCAACTCCCTATCAAGATGCAAATTCAGGCGATGGAGCAGATCTTGAATTTTCATATTGAGGTGGAACGAAAAGGGTATGTGGCTGTTGATTTCTATGACGGCAGTCTGATCTATGATTTTGAACAAAATAGGATCAAGATTTGTGATATCGACCTGTATCAGAAGGGTTCGTTTACCAATACCATGGGACGGTTGTGGGGTTCATCCCGCTTCATGTCTCCTGAGGAGTTTGAGCTGGGTACCACCATTGATGGAGTAACCAATGTATTCAACATGGGTGCTGCGGCATTCGTACTGCTTGGTGGAGAGAAGGACCGTTCATATGCCAAGTGGAAGGCTGGAGAAGCCTTATATCAGGTTGTAATTCGAGCAGTGGATCCTGATCGGGCCCGTCGCTATGCATCCGTGATGGAACTCGGTGAAGCCTGGAAGCTGGCGTAA
- a CDS encoding GNAT family N-acetyltransferase, translating into MDRLINIEPSDLMKIQAQTLYTMNTQQRLTGINEPEGGHAPALFIGMTSRGHLAYYNEHLPPNLMDQLATEAKLPLDIPKVLGTIEAYKPVKHLWMGPAFVFREKWDKWHSRVQLIERHHTFLLEEHFPDLIGRLHAKAPVVAYVIGDSAVAVCCSARTSELGAEASLHTVPAYRGHGYGVETVKCWQLHVQESGRIPLYSTSWDNLSSQQVARKLGLYQYGMDFSITTSS; encoded by the coding sequence ATGGATCGCCTAATCAATATTGAACCGTCTGACTTGATGAAAATACAGGCACAGACCTTATATACGATGAACACGCAGCAGCGTCTGACTGGCATTAACGAACCGGAAGGCGGGCATGCGCCTGCCTTGTTTATTGGCATGACTTCCAGGGGCCATCTAGCTTATTACAATGAGCACCTGCCGCCAAACCTTATGGATCAGCTGGCGACTGAAGCGAAGCTTCCGCTTGACATTCCGAAGGTGCTAGGGACGATCGAGGCATATAAGCCCGTCAAGCATCTATGGATGGGGCCTGCATTTGTCTTCCGGGAGAAATGGGATAAGTGGCACTCACGTGTGCAGCTTATTGAGCGCCATCATACGTTTTTGCTTGAAGAGCATTTTCCCGATCTCATCGGGCGATTGCATGCAAAAGCACCTGTAGTCGCTTATGTTATTGGAGATTCCGCCGTAGCCGTATGCTGCTCTGCCCGAACTTCGGAGCTGGGCGCAGAAGCGAGCCTGCATACAGTTCCTGCGTACCGTGGACATGGATATGGGGTGGAGACGGTCAAATGCTGGCAGCTCCACGTGCAAGAGAGTGGACGCATTCCTCTCTACAGTACATCCTGGGACAATCTTTCCTCACAGCAGGTGGCCCGCAAACTGGGACTGTACCAATACGGCATGGATTTCAGCATTACGACTTCGTCATAG
- the murI gene encoding glutamate racemase, with product MNKKIAFFDSGIGGLTVLHEALQQLPEEQFLYYADTLHVPYGTKSADEVRGHVFDCAEAIVREHVKAIVIACNTATSLAVKDLRARYDIPVIGMEPAVKPAVEMNRESGRRVLVFATALTLSQSKYNELVSRVDDHHSVDSMPLPEIVEWCEQLDFDPEKSAAYFRRKLADLDLDSYGTVVLGCTHYPFYSDILRTVLPDHVQIIDGSTGTVNRLKQLLELTEQHGKRPEEQVTFLSSGGQLEDQEKMKAALRYLDAMSR from the coding sequence TTGAATAAGAAAATTGCATTTTTTGACTCGGGCATCGGCGGTTTAACCGTCCTGCATGAAGCTTTACAGCAGCTGCCTGAAGAACAGTTTTTGTATTATGCAGATACGCTTCATGTCCCCTACGGAACCAAATCGGCCGATGAAGTAAGAGGGCATGTCTTTGATTGCGCGGAAGCGATCGTGCGGGAACATGTAAAAGCAATCGTGATTGCCTGCAACACGGCGACAAGTCTGGCGGTAAAGGATTTGCGTGCCAGGTATGATATCCCGGTCATCGGAATGGAGCCTGCGGTGAAGCCGGCCGTAGAGATGAATCGTGAAAGCGGGAGAAGAGTTCTTGTATTTGCAACGGCACTAACCTTGAGTCAGAGCAAATATAACGAACTCGTTTCCCGTGTGGATGACCATCATAGTGTGGATTCCATGCCACTGCCTGAAATCGTGGAATGGTGTGAACAGCTGGATTTTGATCCGGAAAAAAGTGCTGCGTATTTTCGCCGGAAGCTGGCTGATCTGGATTTGGATTCATACGGTACGGTTGTACTTGGTTGTACACATTATCCGTTCTATTCAGATATTCTCCGGACTGTACTTCCGGATCATGTACAGATTATTGATGGCAGTACAGGCACGGTCAACCGTCTGAAGCAATTGCTTGAGTTGACGGAACAGCATGGGAAGAGACCGGAGGAGCAGGTTACATTTTTGAGTTCAGGAGGACAATTGGAGGATCAGGAGAAAATGAAGGCTGCTCTTCGTTATCTTGACGCGATGTCCAGATGA
- a CDS encoding histidine phosphatase family protein produces the protein MRHAKAAGQEPNAELTVDGLRQAERLAEKLAVHPIAYIVSSPWKRALQTAAPLARAASQHIHTDERLQERVLSTRHLENWMEMLERTYTDENFAEEGGESSRIATARGMEVLEECWSRPEQSAAVITHGNMLSLLLRHYQRSFGYEEWRLLTNPDVYVLERQRGEQGPPSIRRIWTD, from the coding sequence ATTCGTCACGCCAAGGCAGCAGGACAGGAGCCGAATGCCGAACTTACAGTTGATGGTCTTCGTCAGGCAGAGCGTTTGGCGGAGAAACTTGCTGTTCATCCCATTGCTTACATTGTCTCCAGTCCGTGGAAAAGAGCGCTCCAGACGGCAGCACCGCTCGCCAGAGCTGCATCTCAACATATACATACCGATGAGCGTCTTCAGGAAAGAGTGCTCAGCACTCGCCATCTGGAGAACTGGATGGAAATGCTGGAACGGACATATACGGATGAGAACTTCGCAGAAGAAGGCGGAGAGTCGTCACGCATCGCGACCGCACGTGGGATGGAAGTGCTGGAGGAATGCTGGAGTCGCCCGGAGCAATCTGCGGCTGTTATTACTCATGGCAACATGCTATCTCTGCTCCTTCGCCATTATCAAAGATCCTTTGGTTACGAAGAGTGGAGGCTGCTAACCAATCCCGATGTGTATGTGCTGGAACGGCAGCGAGGAGAGCAGGGGCCACCATCCATTCGCAGAATATGGACAGATTAA
- a CDS encoding DUF423 domain-containing protein: MQTLVVLGSIMMFLAVALGAFGAHALKRKLSADMIKIYETGVQYHIAHGLGLILLGLIADRLEQSSLIMAAGWLLFAGILLFSGSLYALSITGVRKLGAITPLGGVAFLAGWVMVIIAVL; the protein is encoded by the coding sequence ATGCAAACCTTGGTTGTACTCGGTAGTATCATGATGTTTCTCGCCGTAGCTCTCGGAGCGTTCGGTGCTCACGCGCTCAAGCGAAAATTATCTGCAGACATGATCAAAATATACGAAACCGGAGTTCAGTATCACATTGCCCACGGTCTCGGATTGATCCTTCTGGGCCTGATTGCGGACCGCCTGGAACAGTCTTCGCTCATTATGGCAGCCGGATGGCTGCTGTTCGCAGGCATCCTTCTATTTTCGGGCAGTCTCTATGCACTGAGCATAACGGGTGTCCGCAAACTTGGTGCAATTACTCCGCTTGGCGGAGTCGCATTCCTTGCCGGATGGGTCATGGTCATCATTGCCGTTCTGTAA
- the coaA gene encoding type I pantothenate kinase, whose amino-acid sequence MNLYSPYIEFNRKEWAELKEHQTTLPLTEAELEQLKGLNEEVSIQEVEDIYLPLTHFIDLYARVSRELNRLTASFLKKEQSPAPYIIGIGGSVAVGKSTTARLLQAMLARGKNKPKVDLVTTDGFLYPNAILEEKGIMNRKGFPESYDIKSLIQFMGDVKSGKPEVKAPVYSHLAYDVIQGEEQTICQPDILIIEGINVLQVKKETPLLVSDFFDFSIYIDAEEEHIRHWYIERFKLLRSTAFQNADSFFHDRFANIGEEEAVLTASQIWQDINAKNLHENILPTKGRARLILRKEADHSIQHIKLRKL is encoded by the coding sequence ATGAATTTATACTCTCCTTACATCGAGTTTAACCGCAAGGAATGGGCTGAACTGAAAGAACATCAGACCACCCTTCCACTGACGGAAGCCGAATTGGAACAACTAAAGGGATTGAATGAAGAAGTATCCATTCAGGAAGTGGAGGATATTTATTTACCACTTACCCACTTTATTGACTTATATGCAAGAGTTTCACGTGAATTGAATCGATTAACGGCTTCTTTTTTAAAAAAGGAACAATCTCCCGCTCCCTACATCATCGGAATTGGGGGCAGTGTTGCCGTGGGCAAAAGCACGACAGCCCGTTTGCTCCAGGCCATGCTCGCCAGAGGTAAAAACAAACCCAAGGTTGACCTCGTTACGACCGACGGTTTTCTATATCCCAATGCCATACTGGAAGAGAAAGGCATCATGAACCGGAAGGGATTCCCCGAAAGTTATGATATCAAATCTCTTATTCAGTTCATGGGCGATGTAAAATCGGGTAAACCGGAAGTGAAAGCTCCAGTGTATTCCCACCTTGCGTATGATGTCATTCAAGGAGAAGAGCAAACGATCTGCCAACCGGACATCCTGATTATTGAAGGCATTAATGTCCTGCAGGTGAAAAAGGAAACACCGCTGCTTGTCAGCGATTTTTTTGACTTTTCCATCTATATTGATGCAGAAGAGGAGCACATCCGTCATTGGTACATTGAACGTTTCAAGCTGCTGCGCAGCACTGCATTCCAGAATGCAGATTCCTTCTTCCATGACCGCTTTGCCAACATTGGTGAAGAGGAAGCTGTACTGACGGCCAGTCAGATCTGGCAGGACATTAACGCCAAGAATCTGCACGAGAACATTTTGCCAACCAAGGGTCGTGCCAGATTAATCTTAAGAAAAGAAGCCGACCACTCGATTCAGCACATTAAACTGCGCAAACTGTAA
- a CDS encoding DUF3891 family protein, with translation MIVYEREHDFVLTAQHEHGQVAGVMASHWKDELLADSRHREELILAAREHDRGWIELDSAPFWNDYSQSPYSFRDFPLRPRFVFYQKGIEEVREKSLYAGLLCSMMYTELFQNTLGANPIDDDDIREYLKKEQRFQEDWQQQLGGGDELKLRLQGDLEIMLFCDQLSLFLCMEEPGTPASRYDFFAEGLSCTFDACGREPIRAEWISGDKVGLSYFPFTQEFTVGLPYKSVPKASIRKFGLLQAYRRAEWKERRVLITSMD, from the coding sequence ATGATCGTATATGAGAGAGAGCATGATTTTGTTTTGACCGCACAGCATGAGCATGGACAAGTAGCCGGCGTGATGGCTTCCCACTGGAAAGATGAGCTGCTTGCTGATTCCCGTCACCGGGAGGAGCTTATTCTTGCAGCAAGAGAACATGACCGTGGCTGGATTGAGCTGGATTCCGCCCCTTTTTGGAATGATTACAGCCAGTCCCCGTATTCGTTTCGGGATTTCCCGCTACGTCCACGTTTTGTATTTTACCAAAAAGGAATTGAAGAAGTCCGTGAAAAAAGTCTGTATGCCGGGCTATTGTGCAGCATGATGTACACGGAGCTATTTCAGAACACCTTGGGTGCTAACCCTATCGATGATGATGATATCAGGGAATATTTGAAGAAAGAACAACGATTTCAGGAAGATTGGCAGCAGCAGCTCGGCGGCGGAGATGAACTCAAGCTCAGATTGCAAGGCGACCTGGAGATCATGTTATTCTGTGATCAGCTAAGCCTTTTTCTCTGTATGGAGGAGCCGGGAACCCCCGCATCGCGCTATGATTTTTTTGCAGAGGGACTAAGCTGCACCTTCGATGCCTGTGGGAGAGAACCGATTCGGGCTGAATGGATCTCAGGTGATAAAGTAGGACTCTCTTACTTTCCATTTACTCAGGAATTCACAGTTGGTCTGCCTTACAAGTCGGTGCCCAAAGCAAGTATTCGCAAATTTGGCCTGCTTCAGGCTTATCGTCGTGCCGAGTGGAAAGAACGCAGAGTATTGATTACAAGTATGGACTGA
- a CDS encoding 8-oxo-dGTP diphosphatase, translating into MSTRIDIFTMCMVWDKHNGKVLLMNRPDRKGFPGYIAPGGKVDFPESIVDGAMREVKEETGLEVREITYKGLDEFCDPEQGLRYMVFNYLATSFEGELLQDPPEGELLWVPVEQALELPMQDWFAERFPRFFQEGTFERSVIWEKSTNLTLKETFMMYTDAVLR; encoded by the coding sequence ATGAGTACCAGAATTGACATATTTACGATGTGTATGGTGTGGGACAAGCACAATGGCAAGGTTTTGTTGATGAACAGACCTGATCGTAAGGGGTTTCCAGGATATATTGCACCGGGGGGCAAGGTAGATTTCCCGGAAAGCATTGTGGACGGAGCCATGAGGGAAGTGAAGGAAGAAACGGGACTTGAGGTCCGTGAGATTACATACAAAGGGTTGGATGAGTTTTGTGATCCCGAGCAGGGACTGCGCTATATGGTTTTTAATTATTTGGCCACTTCTTTTGAAGGTGAATTATTGCAGGATCCGCCTGAAGGTGAATTGCTGTGGGTCCCGGTGGAACAGGCGCTTGAACTGCCTATGCAGGATTGGTTTGCAGAACGATTCCCGCGCTTCTTTCAAGAAGGTACTTTCGAGCGAAGCGTGATTTGGGAAAAGTCGACGAACCTTACGCTAAAAGAAACGTTTATGATGTATACCGATGCGGTATTGAGATAG
- a CDS encoding YybH family protein, with amino-acid sequence MGYQEALEGYIAATNTHDFDEVSKWVSADAVYWFTGTSCTTKEAIRSYFEQAWDMVKEEVYTAEDLSWIAVSETQAVCIYTYHWEGIYQGKPASGNGRATNVFATGPDGEWKLIHEHLSAGERR; translated from the coding sequence ATGGGATACCAAGAAGCGCTTGAGGGATACATCGCAGCAACGAATACACATGATTTTGATGAGGTGAGCAAATGGGTTTCGGCCGATGCGGTGTATTGGTTTACAGGCACCTCCTGCACCACAAAGGAAGCCATTCGTTCCTATTTTGAACAGGCTTGGGACATGGTAAAAGAAGAAGTATATACAGCAGAAGATCTCTCCTGGATTGCGGTGAGTGAGACACAGGCTGTCTGCATCTACACCTATCATTGGGAAGGTATTTACCAAGGGAAGCCGGCTTCCGGGAACGGTCGAGCGACGAATGTGTTTGCTACTGGGCCGGATGGAGAATGGAAGTTAATTCATGAGCATCTAAGCGCAGGGGAAAGACGGTAA
- a CDS encoding GNAT family N-acetyltransferase, with the protein MRISYRSNLDGIGVEQLSEHFFDGWPNPPSKATFLRLLEQSYAAELAVDDETGMVIGFIQAISDGVLSAYIPLLEVVPEFQGKGIGTTLTERMLKRLQGLYMIDLLCDTETQPFYEKQGMRRASGMMVRHYSNQNGAAYL; encoded by the coding sequence ATGAGAATCTCGTACCGATCGAATTTGGACGGAATTGGCGTGGAACAACTGAGCGAACATTTTTTTGATGGCTGGCCCAATCCACCGTCGAAGGCGACTTTTTTGAGACTGTTGGAGCAATCGTATGCAGCCGAGCTTGCAGTGGATGATGAGACAGGGATGGTCATAGGCTTTATTCAAGCTATTTCGGATGGGGTGCTTAGTGCATACATTCCATTACTGGAAGTGGTGCCGGAGTTCCAAGGTAAGGGGATTGGGACAACGCTAACAGAGAGGATGCTGAAGAGGCTCCAGGGTTTGTACATGATCGATCTGTTATGTGATACCGAAACGCAGCCTTTCTATGAGAAGCAGGGAATGCGCAGAGCCAGCGGCATGATGGTTCGCCATTATTCCAATCAGAATGGAGCAGCGTACTTATAG
- a CDS encoding GNAT family N-acetyltransferase, whose amino-acid sequence MRLTFRILDWEEEKPYELLLMADPSKAKVDEYLSRGLCFIAEYEGEMVGEFVLLKTRPETVEIVNIAVQEELQGQGVGKHMIKEAIEAAGRLGCRTVEIGTGNSSFHQLKLYQRCGFRIIGVDRDYFVRHYDEEIIEDGIRCVDMIRLAVDLDTLVEENNK is encoded by the coding sequence ATGAGACTAACGTTCCGAATACTGGATTGGGAAGAGGAGAAGCCCTATGAACTTTTGCTAATGGCTGATCCCTCCAAAGCCAAAGTAGACGAATATTTAAGTCGTGGTCTATGTTTTATCGCCGAATATGAGGGCGAGATGGTAGGCGAGTTTGTTTTGCTTAAGACCCGGCCCGAGACTGTTGAGATTGTTAATATTGCCGTTCAGGAAGAATTACAGGGACAAGGCGTCGGCAAGCACATGATTAAGGAAGCGATTGAAGCAGCGGGCAGGCTGGGCTGTCGTACTGTCGAGATCGGAACTGGCAATTCCAGTTTTCATCAGTTGAAGCTGTATCAGCGCTGCGGTTTTCGCATTATAGGAGTTGATCGAGACTATTTTGTAAGACATTACGATGAAGAGATTATCGAGGACGGTATTCGCTGCGTGGATATGATCCGCCTGGCGGTGGACTTGGATACTCTAGTGGAGGAAAACAACAAGTGA
- a CDS encoding cupin domain-containing protein, translated as MRIYRLAPENARIVTAFGSSGAEITRILRNTSGFQVSYLKLTGGGELGLHPAVGEQVFLVLEGEGWVEGETGERIVIQAGEAAFWMDGENHRSGSEHGLTAMLIEGSELDIRLSLHAK; from the coding sequence GTGAGAATTTATCGGTTAGCACCTGAAAATGCGCGAATCGTTACGGCTTTTGGAAGTAGTGGAGCAGAAATTACGCGAATACTTCGAAACACCTCGGGTTTCCAGGTATCTTATCTCAAACTCACTGGCGGCGGAGAATTGGGTCTTCATCCGGCTGTTGGGGAGCAGGTGTTTCTGGTACTTGAAGGTGAAGGCTGGGTTGAAGGTGAAACGGGGGAACGTATAGTTATCCAAGCTGGAGAAGCTGCATTCTGGATGGACGGTGAGAACCATCGTTCCGGTTCGGAGCATGGGTTAACAGCCATGTTGATCGAAGGAAGTGAGCTGGATATTCGTTTGTCCTTGCATGCTAAATGA
- a CDS encoding NUDIX domain-containing protein, with product MNQHTHLGVYGLIRWGDKILLIHKARGAYKGHWDLPGGRLEFGEQPETALHREIEEETGLTDVQVTIRTAESTVVHWVYQGMPEELYHIGILYDVQLKSDKQASEIRKEPDGEDSLGAAWFAMEQVQQLSLTPFASHMIFERS from the coding sequence ATGAATCAACATACACATCTGGGGGTATACGGTCTTATTCGATGGGGCGACAAGATATTGTTAATTCATAAAGCACGAGGGGCATATAAAGGTCATTGGGATCTGCCTGGTGGCAGGCTGGAATTCGGAGAACAGCCGGAGACCGCCCTGCACCGCGAGATTGAAGAAGAAACGGGACTTACAGATGTGCAGGTGACTATTCGGACTGCGGAATCCACTGTTGTGCATTGGGTGTATCAGGGAATGCCTGAGGAGCTTTATCATATCGGTATTTTGTATGATGTGCAGTTGAAGTCGGACAAGCAGGCAAGTGAGATCAGGAAAGAACCGGATGGGGAAGATTCATTGGGTGCCGCTTGGTTTGCAATGGAGCAGGTTCAGCAGCTCTCCTTAACACCATTTGCCTCACATATGATTTTTGAACGTAGTTAA